The Stenotrophomonas rhizophila genome has a window encoding:
- a CDS encoding VirB4 family type IV secretion/conjugal transfer ATPase, with protein MFSPDTSISEFIPLSSHVAPTVVKTTGGDFLLTWHLEGLPFVGREDWELEHRHNTFNRLLQTLRAPDFVNVAFWVHDIRRRRQLKGSSKFSQRFNQDVSDQYMGMLSSQRIMQNELYLTMIYRPVVSGKRFMDKSSSITQLQAEQDQSVAKLLEMAGNVEAVIRDYSPYRMGMYEAKNGMVFSETLEFFGYLLNRVDEPVPVLSAPVKDYLPISRHMFSAKTGDFVISTPNGVNHFGAILNIKEYAEGTYPGVLNGLKYLDFEYVITHSFSPMGRQDALKVLDRTKGMMISSGDKAVSQIVELDQAMDQLSSGNFVLGEYHFIMAVYADSQEKLSQNIATTRAELSNAGFVSTKEDLAVTASFYSQFPANWRYRTRLANISSLNFLGLSPLHNFATGKQHNNPWGDCVTTLQTTNGQPYYFNFHATHPSENSLGEKAIANTMVIGKSGTGKTALINFLLSQVQKYDPSPTIFFFDKDRGAEIFVRACGGNYLALENGQATGFNPFQCENNEANVQFLADLIKVLANKHEYSAREEEDIFRGVENMLDTPMHLRSMTNFQKSLPNMGDDGLYARLRKWTSGNSLGWVFDNPVDTVDLSRANIIGFDYTDIIDNPEVRVPVINYLLHRLESLIDGRPLIYVMDEFWKILDGEGGLKEFAKNKQKTIRKQNGMGIFATQSPEDALKSDIAAALIEQTATLILLPNPNASRSDYIDGLKLTESEFKVVTALDERSRCFLVKQGHAASVCQLNLRGMDDILSVISASTDNIDVMHRVLLDAAQREKVSQADLTPDQWLSEFYRKRKGSGKPAGTRQDAVA; from the coding sequence ATGTTCAGTCCCGACACCTCGATCAGCGAATTCATTCCCCTGTCGTCCCATGTGGCGCCGACGGTCGTCAAGACCACGGGTGGAGACTTCCTGCTGACCTGGCACCTGGAAGGCCTGCCCTTCGTGGGGCGCGAGGATTGGGAGCTCGAACACCGCCACAACACCTTCAATCGACTGCTGCAGACCCTGCGCGCACCGGATTTCGTCAACGTCGCCTTCTGGGTGCACGACATCCGCCGTCGACGCCAGCTCAAAGGCAGCAGCAAGTTCTCCCAGCGCTTCAACCAGGACGTGTCCGACCAGTACATGGGCATGCTCTCCTCGCAGCGCATCATGCAGAACGAGCTGTACCTGACCATGATCTACCGGCCGGTCGTGTCCGGTAAGCGCTTCATGGACAAGTCCTCCAGCATCACCCAGCTGCAGGCCGAGCAGGACCAGTCCGTGGCCAAGCTGCTGGAAATGGCCGGCAACGTGGAAGCGGTGATCCGCGACTACTCGCCGTACCGCATGGGCATGTACGAAGCCAAGAACGGCATGGTGTTCTCCGAGACCCTGGAGTTCTTCGGCTACCTGCTCAACCGGGTCGACGAACCGGTGCCGGTGCTGTCCGCGCCGGTCAAGGACTACCTGCCGATCAGCCGCCACATGTTCTCGGCCAAGACCGGCGATTTCGTGATCAGCACGCCCAACGGCGTCAATCACTTCGGCGCCATCCTCAACATCAAGGAATACGCCGAGGGCACCTATCCGGGCGTGCTCAACGGCCTGAAGTACCTCGACTTCGAATACGTCATCACCCATTCGTTCAGCCCGATGGGCCGCCAGGACGCGCTCAAGGTGCTCGACCGTACCAAGGGCATGATGATCTCCTCCGGCGACAAGGCGGTCAGCCAGATCGTCGAGCTCGACCAGGCGATGGACCAGCTCTCCTCCGGCAACTTCGTGCTGGGCGAGTACCACTTCATCATGGCGGTCTATGCCGACAGCCAGGAAAAGCTCTCGCAGAACATCGCCACCACCCGCGCCGAGCTGTCCAACGCCGGGTTCGTGTCGACCAAGGAAGACCTGGCCGTCACTGCCTCGTTCTATTCGCAGTTCCCGGCCAACTGGCGCTACCGCACCCGCCTGGCCAACATCAGCTCGCTGAACTTCCTGGGCCTGTCGCCGCTGCACAACTTCGCCACCGGCAAGCAGCACAACAACCCGTGGGGCGACTGCGTAACCACGCTGCAGACCACCAACGGCCAGCCGTACTACTTCAACTTCCACGCCACCCACCCGTCCGAGAACTCGCTGGGCGAGAAGGCCATCGCCAACACCATGGTGATCGGCAAATCCGGTACGGGTAAGACCGCGCTGATCAACTTCCTGCTCAGCCAGGTGCAGAAGTACGACCCGTCGCCGACCATCTTCTTCTTCGACAAGGACCGCGGCGCGGAGATCTTCGTGCGCGCCTGCGGCGGCAACTACCTGGCGCTGGAGAATGGCCAGGCGACCGGCTTCAACCCGTTCCAGTGCGAGAACAATGAAGCCAACGTGCAGTTCCTGGCCGACCTGATCAAGGTGCTGGCCAACAAGCACGAGTACAGCGCTCGCGAGGAAGAGGACATCTTCCGCGGCGTCGAGAACATGCTCGACACCCCCATGCACCTGCGCAGCATGACCAACTTCCAGAAGAGCCTGCCCAACATGGGCGACGACGGTCTGTATGCGCGCCTGCGCAAGTGGACCTCGGGCAACTCGCTGGGCTGGGTGTTCGACAACCCGGTCGACACCGTCGACCTGAGCCGCGCCAACATCATCGGCTTCGACTACACCGACATCATCGACAACCCTGAAGTGCGCGTGCCGGTCATCAACTACCTGCTGCACCGCCTGGAATCGCTGATCGATGGTCGTCCGCTGATCTATGTGATGGACGAATTCTGGAAGATCCTGGACGGCGAGGGCGGCCTGAAGGAGTTCGCCAAGAACAAGCAGAAGACCATCCGTAAGCAGAACGGCATGGGCATCTTCGCCACCCAGAGCCCGGAGGACGCGCTCAAGAGCGATATCGCCGCGGCGCTGATCGAGCAGACCGCCACGCTGATCCTGCTGCCCAACCCCAATGCCAGCCGCTCGGATTACATCGACGGCCTGAAGCTGACCGAGTCCGAGTTCAAGGTGGTCACCGCCCTGGACGAGCGCTCGCGCTGCTTCCTGGTCAAGCAGGGCCACGCTGCCAGCGTGTGCCAGCTCAACCTGCGTGGCATGGACGACATCCTGTCGGTGATTTCGGCCTCCACCGACAATATCGACGTGATGCACCGCGTCCTGCTCGACGCCGCCCAGCGCGAGAAGGTATCGCAGGCCGACCTCACCCCGGACCAGTGGCTCAGTGAGTTCTACAGGAAGCGCAAGGGCTCTGGAAAGCCCGCCGGGACACGACAGGACGCCGTTGCCTGA
- a CDS encoding type IV secretion system protein VirB3 → MHKNVLFRGCTRPAMFLGVPYVPFFLVAGGLLLLSMYIDMRLLITIPIAIFILRHMAKRDEMIFRLIGLRLQFKFRARNLQQHDGMWVFTPNHYRDKPPPSD, encoded by the coding sequence GTGCATAAGAACGTCCTGTTCCGCGGCTGCACGCGGCCAGCGATGTTTCTGGGCGTTCCGTACGTCCCGTTCTTCCTGGTCGCAGGCGGCTTGCTGTTGCTGAGCATGTACATCGACATGCGGCTGTTGATCACCATCCCGATTGCCATCTTCATCCTGCGTCACATGGCAAAGCGCGATGAAATGATCTTCCGCCTGATCGGGTTGCGCCTGCAGTTCAAGTTCCGCGCGCGCAACCTGCAGCAGCACGACGGAATGTGGGTGTTCACGCCCAACCATTACCGCGACAAGCCGCCGCCGTCGGACTGA
- a CDS encoding TrbC/VirB2 family protein has product MKRNNLDIAQAQRTLKTVLMAAAFAAAVFVPDVFAQSTNFGGTDTKVCGFFSNINGLLNIASIAVVTIAVIFAGYQIAFAHKRIGDVAPILIGGLLIGAAGQIAKMLLGDGGSSSCAGSATGAIMNAVQYYSA; this is encoded by the coding sequence ATGAAGCGTAACAACCTCGATATCGCCCAGGCCCAGCGCACGCTGAAGACCGTGCTGATGGCCGCTGCCTTCGCCGCTGCCGTGTTCGTGCCGGACGTGTTCGCCCAGTCCACCAACTTCGGCGGCACCGACACCAAGGTGTGCGGCTTCTTCTCCAACATCAACGGCCTGCTGAACATCGCCTCCATCGCCGTGGTGACCATCGCCGTCATCTTCGCCGGCTACCAGATTGCCTTCGCCCACAAGCGCATCGGTGATGTGGCCCCGATCCTGATCGGTGGCCTGCTGATCGGCGCCGCTGGCCAGATCGCCAAGATGCTGCTCGGTGACGGCGGTTCCAGCTCCTGCGCCGGCAGCGCCACCGGCGCCATCATGAACGCCGTCCAGTACTACAGTGCATAA
- a CDS encoding lytic transglycosylase domain-containing protein, translating to MLPGLEAMVCPEMAVSMDVMQHVINVESSRNPYAIGVVGGALVRQPKQLDEALATVRMLEEKGYNFSVGLAQVNRYNLAKYGLDSYEKAFQQCPNLQAASRILAECYGRSGKDWGKSFSCYYSGNFTTGFRHGYVQKVFASISRQRGNMVAANGAAPIDVVSRAQRRVVDVAHHPQFSGQPQGVAEARVQAMQALSPTYAQAVVPVDPARAYEVYPSTGAMVRGGLVRTADAALSRVVMGAMDQVVPQPQAAQMPAPQPIAQQPVAPQPMPAQNDAGPVVVRAWSERNAPVALPAQAAPAQAMPVQNIPAGDEAFVF from the coding sequence ATGCTGCCCGGTCTTGAAGCCATGGTGTGTCCGGAAATGGCCGTGTCCATGGACGTGATGCAGCACGTGATCAACGTGGAATCGTCGCGCAACCCCTACGCCATCGGCGTGGTTGGCGGCGCGCTGGTCCGCCAGCCCAAGCAGCTGGACGAGGCCCTGGCCACCGTGCGGATGCTGGAAGAGAAGGGCTACAACTTCTCGGTGGGCCTGGCCCAGGTCAACCGCTACAACCTGGCCAAGTACGGGCTGGACTCGTACGAGAAGGCGTTCCAGCAATGCCCGAACCTGCAGGCCGCCTCGCGCATCCTGGCCGAGTGCTATGGCCGCTCGGGCAAGGACTGGGGCAAGTCCTTCAGCTGCTACTACTCGGGTAACTTCACCACCGGCTTCCGCCACGGCTACGTGCAGAAGGTGTTCGCGTCCATTTCGCGCCAGCGCGGCAACATGGTCGCCGCCAACGGTGCCGCGCCGATCGACGTGGTCAGCCGTGCCCAGCGCCGCGTGGTTGACGTGGCCCACCACCCGCAGTTCAGCGGCCAGCCGCAGGGCGTGGCCGAAGCGCGCGTGCAGGCCATGCAGGCGCTCTCGCCCACGTATGCACAGGCCGTCGTGCCGGTGGACCCGGCGCGTGCCTACGAGGTCTACCCCTCCACCGGCGCGATGGTGCGCGGTGGCCTGGTCCGCACCGCCGACGCCGCGCTGTCACGCGTGGTGATGGGCGCCATGGACCAGGTGGTGCCGCAGCCGCAGGCCGCCCAGATGCCCGCACCGCAGCCCATCGCCCAGCAACCAGTCGCACCGCAGCCCATGCCGGCACAGAACGACGCCGGCCCTGTCGTGGTGCGCGCCTGGAGTGAACGCAATGCCCCGGTGGCATTACCCGCGCAGGCCGCACCTGCGCAGGCCATGCCGGTACAGAACATCCCCGCTGGGGATGAAGCCTTCGTGTTCTGA
- the virB11 gene encoding P-type DNA transfer ATPase VirB11, with protein sequence MDAEVAPVADVSSEFLRYQYEVLGIHQYMTSPDVTEICINRPGEVYLETRDGWQRVEVPTLTFERARQFCTAVVNESNTGQRITDVDPVVSLTFPTGQRAQFVIPPACDAGKVSITIRLPSKHTKTLEQYQSDGFFNQILEQGHALSEQDQELLALRQNRDYAEFFRKAVQYRKNIVVSGATGSGKTTFMKSLVNHIPANERLVTIEDARELFISQPNVVHLLYSKGGQSASNVTAKSCMEACLRMKPDRIILAELRGDEAFYFIRNCASGHPGSITSCHAGSPEQTWDQLGLMVKASAEGSGLEFSVIKRLLKMTIDVVVHIKAHAGSRYITGIDFSPERALAAGSDA encoded by the coding sequence ATGGACGCCGAAGTGGCCCCTGTAGCCGACGTTTCCAGTGAGTTTCTCAGGTACCAGTACGAGGTCCTGGGTATTCACCAGTACATGACTTCGCCCGATGTGACGGAAATCTGCATCAACCGTCCGGGCGAGGTGTACCTGGAAACGCGTGACGGATGGCAGCGTGTGGAAGTTCCCACGCTGACCTTCGAGCGTGCGCGCCAGTTCTGTACCGCCGTGGTCAATGAAAGCAACACCGGCCAGCGCATCACCGACGTCGATCCGGTGGTGTCGCTGACCTTCCCGACCGGCCAGCGCGCCCAGTTCGTCATCCCGCCGGCGTGCGACGCCGGCAAGGTGTCGATCACCATCCGCCTGCCGTCCAAGCACACCAAGACCCTGGAGCAGTACCAGAGCGACGGGTTCTTCAACCAGATCCTGGAGCAGGGCCACGCGCTGAGCGAACAGGACCAGGAACTGCTCGCCCTGCGCCAGAACCGCGATTACGCCGAGTTCTTCCGCAAGGCCGTGCAGTACCGCAAGAACATCGTGGTATCCGGTGCCACCGGCAGCGGCAAGACCACCTTCATGAAGTCGCTGGTCAATCACATTCCGGCCAACGAACGCCTGGTCACCATCGAAGATGCGCGCGAGCTGTTCATCAGCCAGCCCAACGTGGTGCACCTGCTGTATTCCAAGGGCGGGCAGAGCGCCAGCAACGTCACCGCCAAGAGCTGCATGGAAGCGTGCCTGCGCATGAAGCCGGACCGCATCATCCTGGCCGAGCTTCGCGGCGATGAAGCGTTCTACTTCATCCGCAACTGCGCCTCCGGCCATCCCGGCTCGATCACCAGCTGCCACGCCGGCAGCCCAGAACAGACCTGGGACCAGCTGGGCCTGATGGTGAAGGCCTCGGCGGAAGGCTCCGGCCTGGAGTTCTCGGTGATCAAGCGCCTGCTGAAGATGACCATCGACGTGGTCGTGCACATCAAGGCGCATGCCGGCAGCCGCTACATCACTGGCATCGATTTCAGCCCCGAACGCGCGTTGGCCGCAGGGAGTGACGCCTGA
- a CDS encoding TrbI/VirB10 family protein — protein MSQHNTPGNEPNHGRDDGDAPSNPYYGQNVADNNPNLDAAAPQLRSAEEQRLNRKALAFLGGILVLIIAMGFLLLRKSSDDQDGPAKVNEQARVSTPELPTAQPVLPQAPVADTQPIEMLPPLPPPEQDNPYRTPPAIPSDMGMSNEPRQPSLLDRRMASGNGVGGSNGAAGAEGQGGLGGRPDDEYTRAMMAQLPGAQQPAPTKVRRGPDVEDVSSAAFIRSPDALLVRGTYLRCVLETRIITDVSGFTSCLLTEPVYSINGRSLLLPKGSKIYGAYGGGPKGKRVEVIWDRITTPNGIDVAMSSPGIDQLGGAGHPGDYSAHWGSRIASALMISLIADAFKYAAAEHGPETTTISSNGFAVQSPYESATARSMERLANEAMSERRPPTVTINQGTVMSVYVAKDVDFSDVLPRRR, from the coding sequence ATGAGCCAGCACAACACTCCCGGCAACGAGCCGAACCACGGCCGCGACGACGGCGACGCGCCGAGCAACCCGTACTACGGCCAGAACGTGGCCGACAACAATCCCAACCTCGATGCCGCCGCGCCGCAGCTGCGCTCGGCCGAGGAACAGCGCCTGAACCGCAAGGCGCTGGCGTTCCTGGGCGGCATCCTGGTGCTGATCATCGCCATGGGCTTCCTGCTCCTGCGCAAGAGCAGCGACGACCAGGACGGTCCGGCCAAGGTCAACGAACAGGCCCGCGTGTCCACCCCGGAACTGCCGACCGCGCAGCCGGTGCTGCCGCAGGCTCCGGTGGCCGATACGCAGCCCATTGAAATGCTGCCGCCGCTGCCGCCGCCGGAACAGGACAACCCGTACCGCACGCCGCCGGCCATTCCCAGTGACATGGGCATGTCCAACGAACCGCGTCAGCCGTCGCTGCTGGACCGCCGCATGGCGTCGGGCAACGGCGTGGGTGGCAGCAATGGGGCGGCTGGGGCCGAAGGGCAGGGTGGCCTCGGTGGCCGTCCCGATGACGAGTACACCCGCGCGATGATGGCGCAGCTGCCGGGTGCGCAGCAGCCGGCACCGACCAAGGTCCGCCGCGGTCCCGACGTCGAAGACGTCTCCAGCGCTGCCTTCATCCGCAGCCCGGATGCACTGCTGGTGCGCGGCACCTACCTGCGTTGCGTGCTGGAAACCCGCATCATCACCGACGTCTCCGGCTTCACTTCGTGCCTGCTGACCGAACCGGTGTATTCGATCAACGGCCGCAGCCTGCTACTGCCGAAGGGTTCGAAGATCTACGGTGCGTATGGCGGCGGCCCGAAGGGCAAGCGCGTCGAAGTGATCTGGGACCGCATCACCACGCCGAACGGTATCGATGTGGCCATGTCCAGCCCGGGTATCGACCAGCTCGGTGGCGCGGGCCACCCGGGCGACTACAGCGCGCACTGGGGCAGCCGTATCGCCTCGGCGCTGATGATCAGCCTGATCGCGGACGCCTTCAAATACGCCGCGGCCGAACACGGCCCGGAGACCACCACCATCAGCAGCAACGGTTTTGCCGTGCAGTCGCCCTATGAGAGCGCCACCGCGCGCAGCATGGAGCGCCTGGCCAACGAAGCGATGAGCGAGCGTCGCCCGCCCACCGTCACCATCAACCAAGGCACCGTGATGAGTGTCTACGTGGCCAAGGACGTCGATTTCAGCGACGTGCTGCCGCGACGCCGCTGA
- a CDS encoding TrbG/VirB9 family P-type conjugative transfer protein, with protein MSSSKLWWAALALVPMMSLVSAPAKAQVVDHYEYEQDRLYPVRTGLGLTTQIELSPNEKILDYSTGFSSGWELTRRENVFYLKPKNVDVDTNMMVRTETHSYIFELKVVATDWRQLEQARRAGVQYKIAFSYPSDTEFGTAQQAVDEEVKPLLSSELAKDRQYNFDYSYSTRRAKKMGWLIPVNAYDDGRFTYLKLPASPEYKTGIFPAVFGRESEYGEDFVVNTTVEGNSLIVHGTYPYLVIRHGDNVVGLRRNVKK; from the coding sequence ATGAGTAGTAGCAAACTTTGGTGGGCCGCATTGGCCTTGGTGCCGATGATGTCCCTGGTCTCCGCGCCTGCGAAGGCCCAGGTGGTCGACCACTACGAATACGAACAGGACCGCCTCTATCCGGTGCGCACCGGCCTGGGTCTCACCACCCAGATCGAACTGAGCCCGAACGAGAAGATCCTGGATTACAGCACCGGCTTCAGCAGTGGCTGGGAGCTGACCCGTCGCGAGAACGTGTTCTACCTCAAGCCGAAGAACGTCGACGTGGACACCAACATGATGGTGCGCACCGAGACCCATTCCTACATCTTCGAACTGAAGGTGGTGGCCACCGATTGGCGCCAGCTGGAACAGGCGCGCCGTGCCGGCGTGCAGTACAAGATCGCCTTCAGCTACCCCAGCGATACCGAGTTCGGTACCGCCCAGCAGGCGGTGGATGAAGAGGTCAAGCCGCTGCTCAGCTCGGAACTGGCCAAGGATCGCCAGTACAACTTCGACTATTCGTACTCCACCCGCCGCGCCAAGAAGATGGGCTGGCTGATCCCGGTCAACGCCTACGACGATGGCCGTTTCACCTACCTGAAACTGCCGGCGTCGCCGGAGTACAAGACGGGCATTTTCCCGGCGGTGTTCGGCCGTGAGAGCGAGTACGGTGAGGATTTCGTGGTCAACACGACGGTGGAGGGCAATTCGCTCATCGTGCATGGCACCTATCCCTACCTGGTCATCCGTCACGGTGACAACGTCGTTGGTCTGCGAAGGAACGTGAAGAAATGA
- a CDS encoding VirB8/TrbF family protein — protein sequence MFRKKETGNTPKVDQAVAKAVSYELTVADMARRSERRAWWVATGSLVMSLALAGGYYYMLPLKEKVPFLVMADAYTGNATVARLAGNFGDGSITANEAINRSNVAQYVLARESFDSAVMGLRDWDLVFTMSSEPVAATQRQRYANNNPQNPVFVYGTNKAIRVKILSITPLAAEGNGSFRGASVRIQRSLLDKTTGVSQFLDNKLVTMRFDYRTDLALSEQDRILNPLAFQVTEYRVDNDYARGVPVPDDADMARQANQAAAAQAAQAAAAAAAAAPVYDPNNPATATMIDPATGQPVAVPAQAVPGQMVVPGQQVPGQMTVPGQVPAQPMQQQYPGQVVPGQAIPGQVAPRQPANVPAQNISTGTAEGASNR from the coding sequence ATGTTCCGAAAGAAGGAAACAGGCAACACCCCCAAGGTCGACCAGGCGGTCGCCAAGGCGGTGAGCTACGAGTTGACCGTTGCCGACATGGCGCGCCGCAGCGAGCGCCGCGCCTGGTGGGTGGCGACCGGTTCACTGGTGATGTCGCTGGCGTTGGCCGGCGGCTATTACTACATGCTGCCGCTGAAGGAGAAGGTGCCGTTCCTGGTGATGGCCGACGCCTACACCGGCAACGCAACCGTGGCCCGGTTGGCGGGTAATTTCGGTGACGGATCGATCACCGCCAACGAAGCCATCAACCGGAGCAACGTGGCCCAGTACGTGCTGGCGCGCGAGTCGTTCGACTCGGCGGTGATGGGCCTGCGCGATTGGGACCTGGTGTTCACGATGTCGTCCGAGCCGGTGGCCGCCACCCAGCGCCAGCGCTATGCGAACAACAATCCGCAGAACCCGGTGTTCGTGTACGGCACCAACAAGGCGATCCGGGTCAAGATCCTGAGCATCACGCCGCTGGCCGCCGAAGGCAACGGCAGCTTCCGCGGTGCCTCGGTGCGCATCCAGCGCAGCCTGCTCGACAAGACCACTGGGGTTTCCCAGTTCCTGGACAACAAGCTGGTCACGATGCGCTTTGATTACCGCACCGACCTGGCGCTGAGCGAACAGGACCGGATCCTCAATCCGCTGGCGTTCCAGGTGACCGAATACCGCGTCGACAACGACTACGCCCGTGGCGTGCCGGTGCCCGACGACGCCGACATGGCCAGGCAGGCCAACCAGGCGGCCGCGGCCCAGGCGGCGCAGGCGGCAGCGGCTGCCGCCGCGGCAGCGCCGGTGTACGACCCGAACAACCCGGCCACCGCCACCATGATCGATCCGGCCACCGGCCAGCCGGTTGCGGTGCCGGCCCAGGCCGTCCCCGGCCAGATGGTGGTGCCGGGGCAGCAGGTACCGGGCCAGATGACGGTGCCGGGCCAGGTGCCCGCGCAGCCAATGCAGCAGCAATACCCCGGGCAGGTAGTGCCGGGCCAGGCGATACCAGGACAAGTCGCGCCGCGGCAACCGGCCAACGTGCCGGCACAGAACATTTCCACCGGAACTGCTGAGGGAGCAAGCAACCGATGA
- a CDS encoding type IV secretory system conjugative DNA transfer family protein, with translation MSTQKIVVTAVVILLTALVGYCLAGYLTLLFLGLDTGLFKWNTYYQYVQAMDQPAVAPYLTKIKAAGVVGFSLPIVACLVALFFVLKPKKKSLHGDARFADAADLARHGLFKKTDNGIVVGSFGGKLVRLSGQQFVILAAPTRSGKGVGVVIPNLLEYGESVVVLDIKQENFDLTSGWRASQGHEVFLFNPFAEDRRTHRWNPLSYVSDDQAFRVSELMSIAAMLYPDGSDEQKFWISQARNAFMAFTLYLFENWDDERRQGFPGGQGTPTLGAVFRLSTGDGSDLKKYLKALSEQKFLSGNARSAFANLLSQADETFASIMGTFKEPLNAWINPVLDKATSANDFLLTDLRRKKMTIYIGIQPNKLAESRLIINLFFSQIINLNTKELPKSNPDLKYQCLLLMDEFTAIGKVDIIASAVSYMAGYNVRLLPIIQSMAQLDATYGRDVSRTIITNHALQILYAPREQQDANDYSEMLGYTTVRRKNVTHAREKTHSFTEERRALMLPQELKAMGNDHEVFLYEGIPHPVKCDKIKYYQDRYFTSRLLPKTSVPTLDL, from the coding sequence TTGTCCACGCAGAAGATCGTTGTCACCGCTGTTGTCATCCTCTTGACCGCACTTGTTGGCTACTGCCTTGCCGGCTACCTCACGCTGCTGTTCCTCGGCCTCGATACCGGGCTGTTCAAGTGGAATACCTATTACCAGTACGTCCAGGCGATGGACCAGCCGGCGGTTGCGCCGTACCTGACCAAGATCAAAGCGGCGGGCGTGGTGGGTTTCAGCCTGCCGATCGTGGCCTGCCTGGTTGCGCTGTTCTTCGTGCTGAAGCCGAAGAAGAAATCCCTGCATGGCGATGCCCGCTTCGCGGACGCCGCCGACCTGGCCAGGCACGGTCTGTTCAAGAAGACCGACAACGGCATCGTGGTCGGCAGCTTCGGCGGCAAGCTGGTGCGCCTGAGCGGCCAGCAGTTCGTGATCCTGGCCGCACCCACCCGCTCCGGCAAGGGCGTGGGCGTGGTCATTCCCAACCTGCTCGAGTACGGCGAGTCGGTGGTGGTGCTGGACATCAAGCAGGAAAACTTCGACCTCACCAGCGGCTGGCGTGCCAGCCAGGGCCATGAGGTGTTCCTGTTCAATCCGTTTGCCGAAGACCGCCGCACCCATCGCTGGAACCCGCTCAGCTACGTCTCCGACGACCAGGCCTTCCGCGTCTCGGAACTGATGAGCATCGCCGCGATGCTGTACCCGGATGGTTCGGACGAGCAGAAGTTCTGGATCAGCCAGGCGCGCAATGCGTTCATGGCCTTCACCCTGTACCTGTTCGAGAACTGGGACGACGAGCGTCGCCAGGGCTTCCCCGGCGGGCAGGGCACGCCGACGCTGGGCGCGGTGTTCCGCCTGTCCACCGGCGATGGCAGCGACCTGAAGAAGTACCTGAAAGCCCTGTCCGAACAGAAGTTCCTGAGCGGCAATGCGCGTTCGGCATTCGCCAACCTGCTGTCGCAGGCCGATGAAACCTTCGCGTCGATCATGGGCACGTTCAAGGAGCCCTTGAACGCCTGGATCAACCCGGTGCTGGACAAGGCCACCAGCGCCAACGACTTCCTGCTGACCGACCTGCGCAGGAAGAAGATGACCATCTACATCGGCATCCAGCCCAACAAGCTGGCCGAAAGCCGGCTGATCATCAACCTGTTCTTCAGCCAGATCATCAACCTCAATACCAAGGAACTGCCCAAGTCCAACCCGGACCTGAAGTATCAGTGCCTGCTGTTGATGGACGAATTCACCGCGATCGGCAAGGTGGACATCATCGCCTCGGCGGTGTCCTACATGGCCGGTTACAACGTGCGCCTGCTGCCCATCATCCAGAGCATGGCCCAGCTGGACGCCACCTACGGCAGGGACGTCTCGCGCACCATCATCACCAACCACGCCCTGCAGATCCTCTACGCGCCGCGTGAGCAGCAGGATGCCAACGACTATTCGGAAATGCTCGGCTACACCACCGTGCGCAGGAAGAATGTCACGCACGCCCGTGAAAAGACCCACAGCTTTACCGAAGAGCGGCGCGCGCTGATGCTGCCGCAGGAGCTGAAGGCGATGGGCAACGATCACGAAGTGTTCCTCTACGAGGGCATTCCGCATCCGGTCAAGTGCGACAAGATCAAGTATTACCAGGACCGCTACTTCACATCGCGTCTGTTGCCGAAGACGTCGGTGCCGACGTTGGATCTGTAA
- a CDS encoding D-Ala-D-Ala carboxypeptidase family metallohydrolase yields MLLTANFHLEEFTRTATGLPNVPNRAERAALQALAVHVLQPLRDSIGKPVYITSGFRSAAVNRAVGGVADSQHRSGQAADIQVEGMSSMALARRIVALQLPFDQLIEEFGEWVHVSHAPQPRRQQLTAVRRAGSTRYLHGVR; encoded by the coding sequence ATGCTGCTGACGGCGAACTTCCATCTCGAAGAGTTCACCCGGACCGCGACCGGGCTGCCCAACGTGCCCAACCGTGCAGAGCGCGCCGCACTACAGGCTCTGGCTGTGCACGTGCTGCAGCCGTTGCGCGATTCGATTGGTAAACCGGTGTACATCACGTCCGGCTTCCGCTCGGCCGCGGTCAATCGCGCCGTAGGCGGGGTGGCTGACAGCCAGCACCGCAGTGGCCAGGCCGCAGACATCCAGGTGGAGGGGATGAGCTCCATGGCGCTGGCGAGACGCATCGTCGCGCTGCAACTTCCGTTCGACCAGCTCATCGAAGAATTCGGTGAGTGGGTGCATGTGTCCCATGCACCGCAACCCCGGCGACAACAACTGACCGCGGTGAGACGTGCGGGAAGTACACGCTATCTTCACGGCGTGCGATGA